The proteins below are encoded in one region of Triticum aestivum cultivar Chinese Spring chromosome 1B, IWGSC CS RefSeq v2.1, whole genome shotgun sequence:
- the LOC123104448 gene encoding chalcone synthase 2-like gives MAAVKLEEVRRAQRAVGLATVLAIGTAVPANCVYQATYQDYYFRVTKSEHLPDLKEKFERMCEKSTIRKRHMHLTEEILKKNPSICSHMEPSLDTRHDIVVVEVPKLGKEAAERAIKEWGQPQSKITHVVFCTTSGVDMPGANYELTRLLGLSPTVKRLMMYQQGCFGGATVLRMAKDIAENNRGARVLVVCSEITAMAFRGPSKSHLDSLVGHALFGDGAAAAIIGADPDVPFEKPLFQLVSASQTILPDSEGAINGHLTEAGLTIHLLKDVPGLISKNIEQALEDAFKPLGIHDWNSIFWIAHPGGPAILDMVEEKVGLDKERMRASREVLSEYGNMSSACVLFVLDVMRKTSSQDGQATTGEGKEWGVLFGFGPGLTVETLVLYSVPLATIA, from the coding sequence ATGGCGGCGGTGAAATTGGAGGAAGTGAGAAGGGCACAACGGGCGGTGGGTCTGGCGACCGTGCTGGCAATCGGCACGGCCGTCCCGGCCAACTGCGTGTACCAGGCCACCTACCAGGACTACTATTTCAGAGTCACCAAGAGCGAGCACCTCCCGGACCTCAAGGAGAAGTTCGAGAGGATGTGCGAGAAGTCCACGATCAGGAAGAGGCACATGCACCTCACCGAAGAGATCCTGAAAAAGAACCCTAGCATCTGCTCCCACATGGAGCCGTCGCTGGACACGCGCCACGACATTGTCGTCGTGGAGGTGCCCAAACTTGGGAAAGAGGCGGCAGAGAGGGCCATCAAGGAGTGGGGCCAGCCGCAGTCAAAGATCACCCACGTTGTCTTCTGCACCACCTCCGGCGTGGACATGCCAGGTGCCAACTACGAGTTGACGAGGCTGCTTGGCCTCTCGCCGACGGTCAAACGCCTCATGATGTACCAGCAAGGCTGCTTTGGTGGTGCCACGGTGCTCCGCATGGCCAAAGACATCGCCGAGAACAACCGCGGCGCACGTGTGCTGGTGGTCTGCTCGGAGATCACCGCCATGGCATTCCGTGGCCCCTCCAAGTCCCATTTGGATTCGCTGGTTGGACATGCGCTCTTTGGCGATGGCGCGGCCGCTGCCATCATCGGTGCTGACCCCGACGTGCCCTTCGAGAAGCCACTCTTCCAGCTGGTATCAGCGAGCCAGACCATCCTGCCCGACTCCGAGGGTGCCATCAACGGCCACCTTACGGAGGCAGGGCTCACCATCCACCTTCTCAAGGACGTGCCCGGGctcatctccaagaacatcgagcagGCGCTCGAGGACGCATTCAAGCCTCTGGGCATCCACGACTGGAACTCCATCTTCTGGATTGCACACCCTGGCGGGCCGGCGATCCTGGACATGGTTGAGGAGAAAGTTGGCCTTGACAAGGAACGCATGCGCGCGAGCCGAGAGGTCCTGTCGGAGTATGGCAATATGTCCAGCGCATGTGTCCTCTTCGTCCTCGACGTGATGCGTAAGACCTCTTCCCAGGATGGCCAAGCAACCACTGGAGAGGGTAAGGAGTGGGGTGTCCTCTTCGGCTTTGGCCCCGGCCTCACCGTCGAGACACTCGTCCTCTACAGCGTCCCATTGGCAACCATTGCATGA